The following coding sequences lie in one Spirosoma sp. KUDC1026 genomic window:
- the eat gene encoding ethanolamine permease — translation MVISGEYFGWNYGWATAGTIGFLIATLLVTILYIAFIFSYTELTTAIPDAGGPFAYASRAFGPTGGFIAGFATLVDFLMAPPAIAAALGAYAHFLHPELPVLGVAVGAYFVFIGINILGVKESANFSVIITILSVVELLVFMALVAPSYKTENVLAHNEGFGVGGIFAAIPFAIWFYLAIEGVAMVAEEVKDPHETIPRGYLLSIGTLVVLAIGTMLLCAGVGDWRQLSQIDYPLPETLAMALGRQNSWAKVFAGLGLFGLIASFHANTLGYSRQLFALARAGYLPSFMADVNKRFRTPHWSLIIGGLIGLAALYSGTTGEIITLSALGAVLMYIVSMVSLFALRRREPRLERPFQTPWYPVVPFVALALSLVCLVAIMWYFPGLTAIFAGLMAGCWLLFRFLILPTIRQ, via the coding sequence ATGGTGATTTCGGGCGAGTATTTCGGCTGGAATTATGGCTGGGCCACGGCCGGAACAATTGGTTTTCTGATCGCGACGTTGCTGGTTACAATCCTTTACATTGCGTTCATTTTCAGCTATACCGAACTGACAACGGCCATTCCCGACGCGGGTGGGCCATTTGCCTACGCATCCCGGGCGTTTGGCCCGACGGGTGGGTTCATCGCTGGTTTCGCTACGCTGGTCGATTTCCTGATGGCTCCCCCGGCCATTGCCGCGGCCCTGGGAGCCTACGCCCATTTTCTGCACCCTGAATTACCAGTATTGGGCGTGGCCGTGGGGGCTTACTTCGTGTTTATCGGCATCAATATCCTGGGCGTTAAGGAGTCCGCTAACTTTTCGGTGATCATCACCATTCTATCGGTCGTTGAACTGCTGGTTTTTATGGCGCTGGTTGCTCCATCCTACAAAACCGAAAACGTTCTGGCTCATAATGAAGGGTTTGGCGTTGGCGGCATCTTCGCAGCCATTCCGTTTGCCATCTGGTTCTACCTGGCCATCGAAGGGGTAGCGATGGTCGCCGAGGAAGTCAAAGATCCGCATGAAACCATTCCCCGTGGGTATCTGCTCAGTATCGGTACGCTGGTCGTGCTGGCCATCGGCACCATGCTCCTCTGCGCGGGCGTAGGCGACTGGCGGCAGTTGAGTCAGATTGATTATCCCCTCCCCGAAACGTTGGCTATGGCGCTGGGGCGCCAGAATTCGTGGGCCAAAGTTTTTGCGGGGCTTGGCCTCTTTGGGCTGATCGCTTCGTTTCACGCCAATACCCTGGGGTATTCCCGGCAGTTATTCGCCCTGGCCCGGGCGGGCTATTTGCCGTCGTTTATGGCCGACGTGAACAAGCGCTTCAGAACACCGCACTGGTCGCTGATCATCGGCGGACTAATTGGGCTGGCCGCGCTTTATTCGGGAACGACGGGCGAAATTATTACGCTGTCGGCGCTGGGCGCTGTGCTGATGTACATTGTCAGTATGGTTAGCCTGTTCGCGTTGCGTCGGCGCGAACCCAGGCTGGAACGCCCGTTTCAGACCCCCTGGTATCCGGTCGTTCCGTTCGTAGCGCTGGCCTTATCGCTAGTGTGTCTGGTAGCCATCATGTGGTATTTTCCGGGACTTACGGCCATTTTTGCGGGACTGATGGCAGGCTGCTGGCTATTGTTTCGGTTCCTCATTCTCCCCACGATCCGGCAATGA
- a CDS encoding adenylosuccinate synthase, whose translation MVDVLLGLQWGDEGKGKIVDVLAPQYQVVARFQGGPNAGHTLEFDGFKHVLHQIPSGIFRNDILNIIGNGVVLDPVVFKKEIDGLAKFNLPLTQNLQISKKASIILPTHRLLDAAYEQAKGESKIGSTLRGIGPTYQDKVARQGMRVGDILSPNFADKYNKLVALHKVILDQNNFDYASVLPQAEEDFFAAVEFMKQFSLTDSEYAVNNALTDGRKVLAEGAQGSLLDLDFGSYPFVTSSSTMSAGACTGLGVAPGQIGEVFGIFKAYCTRVGSGPFPTELDNEVGEKIRQEGREFGATTGRSRRCGWLDLPALKYTIMINGVTQLIMMKVDVLNIFDEIEVCTHYQLPDGTVTEQMPYDLCDTAVTPVYKTFKGWRSDLANIRTFDEMPAELADYVQFLEEALGLPISFISTSPDREAIIHRQAVTA comes from the coding sequence ATGGTAGATGTTTTATTGGGCCTCCAGTGGGGCGACGAAGGAAAAGGCAAAATTGTGGACGTACTGGCCCCACAATATCAGGTCGTAGCCCGCTTTCAGGGCGGACCGAACGCCGGGCATACGCTCGAGTTTGACGGGTTCAAACACGTCCTTCACCAGATTCCGTCCGGAATTTTCAGAAATGACATTCTCAACATCATCGGCAATGGTGTGGTGCTCGACCCAGTCGTTTTCAAAAAGGAAATTGATGGATTGGCCAAGTTCAACCTGCCACTGACCCAGAATCTACAGATCTCCAAGAAAGCCTCGATTATTCTGCCGACGCACCGTCTGCTGGACGCGGCCTACGAACAAGCCAAAGGCGAATCGAAGATCGGTTCCACCCTACGGGGTATCGGCCCAACGTATCAGGATAAAGTAGCCCGCCAGGGTATGCGGGTAGGTGATATTCTGTCGCCGAACTTTGCCGATAAATACAACAAACTGGTCGCGCTGCACAAGGTTATTCTGGATCAGAACAACTTCGATTACGCATCGGTATTGCCCCAGGCCGAGGAAGATTTCTTCGCAGCCGTTGAGTTCATGAAGCAGTTCTCGCTGACCGATAGCGAATATGCCGTAAACAATGCTCTGACGGATGGGCGTAAAGTTTTAGCTGAAGGAGCGCAGGGCTCGTTACTGGATCTCGACTTTGGGTCGTACCCATTCGTTACGTCGTCGAGCACGATGTCGGCGGGAGCCTGTACCGGTCTGGGCGTAGCGCCGGGTCAGATTGGCGAAGTATTCGGAATATTCAAAGCGTACTGTACCCGCGTGGGCAGCGGTCCGTTCCCGACTGAGCTGGATAACGAAGTAGGCGAAAAAATCCGGCAGGAAGGCCGAGAGTTTGGCGCGACGACAGGACGTTCGCGCCGGTGCGGCTGGCTCGACCTGCCCGCCCTGAAATACACCATCATGATCAACGGCGTAACGCAGCTGATCATGATGAAAGTGGACGTGCTGAATATCTTCGACGAAATTGAGGTCTGCACCCACTATCAACTGCCCGACGGTACGGTCACGGAGCAAATGCCGTATGACCTCTGCGACACAGCAGTGACGCCTGTTTACAAGACGTTCAAAGGCTGGCGTTCGGACCTGGCCAATATCCGGACATTCGACGAAATGCCTGCGGAACTGGCCGATTACGTACAGTTCCTGGAAGAAGCGCTGGGACTACCCATCAGTTTTATTTCGACCAGCCCCGACCGGGAAGCCATCATTCACCGGCAGGCGGTAACGGCTTAA